Proteins encoded together in one Cicer arietinum cultivar CDC Frontier isolate Library 1 chromosome 4, Cicar.CDCFrontier_v2.0, whole genome shotgun sequence window:
- the LOC101490387 gene encoding CASP-like protein 4C2: MRSPQPLRNGGDNNRSPSAPRFHSTVAEHKLRRFNSLILVFRLISFSFSLASSVFMLTNNRSSDSPHWYHYDTFRFVLAANAIVAVYSLFEMIASVWEISRGETLFPEVLQVWFDFGHDQVFAYLLLSASAAGTSMARTLKDMDTCNVSNAFCVQSDIAIALGYAAFLFLGFTSLLSGFRLVCFIINGSRFHL, encoded by the exons ATGCGATCCCCTCAGCCACTTCGCAACGGCGGCGATAATAACCGTTCACCTTCAGCACCTCGTTTCCACTCCACCGTCGCCGAACATAAACTACGTCGTTTCAATTCACTCATCCTCGTCTTCCGTCTCATTTCTTTTTCATTCTCACTCGCTTCCTCTGTTTTCATGCTCACCAACAATCGCTCCTCTGATTCTCCTCACTGGTACCACTACGACACCTTCAG ATTCGTTTTGGCTGCGAATGCGATTGTGGCGGTATATTCTTTGTTCGAAATGATTGCTTCCGTATGGGAAATTTCAAGAGGCGAAACACTGTTCCCCGAAGTGTTGCAAGTTTGGTTTGATTTTGGACATGACCAG GTGTTCGCGTACCTGCTATTATCGGCGAGTGCGGCGGGGACGTCGATGGCGAGGACGTTGAAGGATATGGACACGTGTAATGTGAGTAATGCGTTCTGCGTGCAATCGGACATAGCTATAGCGTTGGGATATGCAGCGTTTCTGTTTCTAGGGTTTACGTCGCTGTTATCGGGTTTCCGACTCGTCTGTTTCATAATCAACGGTTCTCGTTTTCATCTCTGA
- the LOC101490711 gene encoding methionine--tRNA ligase, chloroplastic/mitochondrial, whose product MAVRVNCSLQNTLSLLNPSILSLRSTLSPPLKSKPHFNFFSNPNPSRRALFCNCATLTPSNEEPYVITTPLYYVNAPPHMGSAYSTIAADAIARFQRLLGKKVIFITGTDEHGEKIATAAMAQGSTPTDHCNLISQAYRTLWKDLDISYDKFIRTTDSKHEAIVKEFYSRVLASGDIYRADYEGLYCVSCEEYKDEKELLDNNCCPTHLKPCASRKEDNYFFALSKYQKSFEEILNKNPSFVQPSFRLNEVQSWIKSGLRDFSISRASVDWGIPVPNDKSQTIYVWFDALLGYISALSDDQEKPDLLNAVSSGWPATLHLIGKDILRFHAVYWPAMLMSAGLSLPKMVYGHGFLTKDGMKMGKSLGNTLEPNDLVSKFGSDAVRYFFLREVEFGNDGDYSEERFINIVNAHLANTIGNLLNRTLGLLKKNCQSTLVVDSVTAAEGNAFKDNVMRLVDKARSHYENLSLTSACEAVLEIGNVGNSYMDERAPWSLFKQGGTASEAAAKDLVIILETVRIIAIALSPATPSLSWRIYEQLGYSRDQFDETTWSDTKWGGLKGGQVMAQPKPVFARIENQTEVEDKGVAVGKTPKNKGKLKQAQQVAGA is encoded by the exons ATGGCAGTGAGAGTGAACTGTTCGTTACAGAACACACTCTCTCTCCTCAACCCTTCCATTCTCTCACTCCGTTCCACACTTTCCCCTCCCCTCAAATCCAAGCCCcatttcaatttcttttcaaaTCCAAACCCTTCTCGACGTGCTTTGTTCTGCAACTGCGCCACCCTCACTCCCTCAAATGAAGAACCCTATGTCATCACCACACCTCTCTACTACGTCAACGCCCCTCCCCATATGGGTAGTGCTTACTCCACCATCGCCGCCGATGCCATTGCTCGCTTTCAG CGGCTATTGGGAAAGAAAGTTATATTCATTACTGGCACCGATGAACATGGTGAGAAAATTGCAACTGCTGCCATGGCCCAGGGTTCCACTCCTACTGACCATTGCAATCTCATTTCACAAGCTTACAGGACTCTTTGGAAAGAT CTAGATATTTCGTATGACAAGTTCATTAGAACAACTGATAGCAAACATGAAGCAATCGTGAAGGAATTTTATTCGAGAGTGCTTGCCAGCGGCGATATTTACCGAGCTGATTATGAGGGACTTTATTGTGTTAGTTGTGAGGAATATAAG GATGAGAAGGAATTGCTTGATAATAATTGTTGTCCAACCCACCTAAAGCCTTGTGCTTCAAGGAAAGAGGACAATTACTTTTTTGCACTGTCAAAATATCAGAAGTCGTTCGaagaaattttgaataaaaatccAAGTTTTGTGCAGCCATCTTTCCGTTTAAATGAG GTTCAAAGCTGGATCAAAAGTGGCTTGAGGGACTTTTCCATTTCCCGAGCATCAGTTGATTGGGGCATACCTGTTCCGAATGACAAGTCTCAGACAATATATGTATGGTTTGATGCTTTACTAGG CTATATATCAGCACTATCTGATGACCAGGAAAAACCTGATTTACTAAATGCTGTTTCTTCAGGTTGGCCAGCTACACTGCACTTGATTGGTAAG GATATTCTACGTTTCCATGCCGTTTATTGGCCAGCTATGTTAATGTCTGCTGGATTAAGCCTTCCCAAAATGGTATACGGCCATGGATTCTTGACAAAg GATGGCATGAAGATGGGAAAATCACTAGGAAATACGCTTGAACCAAACGATTTGGTGAGTAAATTTGGATCAGATGCAGTTAGATACTTCTTCCTCAGGGAGGTGGAATTTGGCAATGATGGGGACTATTCAGAGGAACGCTTCATCAATATCGTAAATGCACATCTTGCCAATACAATTG GAAATCTTCTTAATCGTACACTAGGACTTCTGAAAAAGAACTGCCAATCAACTCTAGTAGTGGATTCAGTTACGGCTGCAGAAGGAAATGCGTTCAAGGATAATGTAATGAGGCTG GTTGATAAAGCTCGTAGTCACTATGAAAATCTCTCTCTGACATCAGCTTGTGAGGCTGTTCTAGAGATTGGTAATGTAGGTAATTCCTATATGGATGAACGTGCCCCTTGGTCTCTCTTTAAGCAAGGAGGTACTGCTTCTGAAGCAGCTGCCAAG GACCTTGTAATTATATTAGAGACAGTGAGAATTATTGCCATTGCACTATCTCCTGCTACCCCAAGCTTGAGTTGGAGAATATATGAACAACTTGGCTATTCCAGGGACCAATTTGATGAAACAACATGG AGTGACACCAAGTGGGGTGGACTTAAAGGTGGCCAGGTCATGGCTCAACCTAAACCAGTTTTTGCTAGGATTGAAAACCAAACTGAAGTGGAAGACAAAGGGGTTGCAGTCGGTAAGACTCCGAAAAATAAAGGGAAGTTGAAACAAGCTCAACAAGTTGCTGGAGCTTAG
- the LOC101505215 gene encoding uncharacterized protein, with product MTTSSETPQSGMFKPTGDNVDLAWQFNSVKDKNNRKKVTCDFCQVETSGGITRARQHQLGIRGDVKSCRKIPPDCKLLLQTDYDEKQALKDGILNEMEVQIDDDVNDDVAEIRRIRSGKRAIEAPLPAAKKTKGPLDLMFMKKAELKLGEDKRQTSIIDTCDKEARARTVQYIARFFYTNGIAFNVTRSKSFKLMLEAVGNYGLHLKPPSYHELRVPLLEKELEYTKALLNGHQLHRAKYGCSIMSDGWTDRKNRTLINFLVNSTAGTMFVKSIDASAYMKTGIKIFELLDNFVEEIGEQNIVQVVTDNGSNYVLAGKLLTAKRPHLFWTPCAAHCLDLMLEDIGKIAKVKMVIQKGISLVGFIYNHTLALNIMRKNTGNVELVRHGVARFATTFLTLQRLHKQKTNLRKMFTSEEWLKSKAANDPKGKKATRIVLLTSFWNDIIYTLKVMGPLVQVLRLVDNEKKPAMGYIYAAMIKAKEDIRKAFNEQASKYIDVFAIIDERWKCQLHHPLHAAGYYLNPKYFYSKPEIENDPILVGGLHLCIKTLSESHQMSDMTTTQLSEYKIANGLFGLGGAIRQRTTLAPAEWWKTYGAQTPLLQLLAIKVLILTCSSSGCERNWSTFEHIHSKKRSRLEHKRLEDLVFVKYNQALKERFDCRDVIDPIVLNDDYDYINEFEVGDLGDDGEPVEELVYAGDNLTWTDVANASGANEPVVYTRRAAKEKVAASASRAIAQETISKEVVVEEYVEKVEPIYVEDDEDEEEENEEYIERSFRYPATRYPAIPVSGVGRDAPLSGINYLVNLTI from the exons ATGACAACATCATCTGAAACCCCACAATCTGGAATGTTTAAACCAACCGGAGATAATGTTGACCTAGCATGGCAGTTTAATAGTGTAAAAGACAAGAATAATAGGAAGAAGGTGACATGTGATTTTTGTCAAGTTGAAACTAGTGGTGGAATTACTAGAGCAAGACAACATCAATTAGGAATAAGGGGGGACGTAAAAAGCTGCAGAAAAATACCACCAGATTGTAAGCTATTGTTGCAGACAGATTATGATGAGAAACAAGCACTAAAAGATGGAATATTAAATGAGATGGAAGTTCAAATTGACGATGATGTTAATGATGATGTAGCTGAAATAAGGAGAATTCGAAGTGGAAAAAGGGCAATTGAAGCCCCTTTACCAGCTGCCAAGAAGACAAAAGGTCCCTTGGATTTAATGTTCATGAAAAAAGCAGAACTCAAATTGGGGGAAGACAAGAGACAAACAAGCATAATTGATACTTGTGACAAAGAAGCAAGAGCAAGAACGGTACAATACATTGCTCgttttttttacacaaatgGAATTGCTTTCAATGTTACAAGATCAAAAAGCTTCAAGTTGATGTTGGAAGCAGTTGGAAATTACGGTCTTCATTTGAAACCTCCAAGCTATCATGAGTTGAGGGTTCCACTCCTTGAAAAAGAGTTGGAATATACAAAGGCTTTGTTGAATGGTCATCAATTGCATCGCGCAAAATACGGATGCTCAATTATGTCAGATGGTTGGACGGATAGAAAGAATAGGACTTTGATAAATTTCTTGGTGAATTCCACAGCAGGAACAATGTTTGTGAAGAGTATTGATGCTTCTGCCTACATGAAGACtggaattaaaatatttgagctATTGGACAATTTTGTTGAGGAGATTGGTGAACAAAATATTGTGCAGGTGGTTACTGACAATGGAAGTAATTATGTATTGGCTGGTAAACTACTAACTGCCAAGAGACCACACTTGTTTTGGACTCCGTGTGCTGCACATTGTCTAGACCTGATGTTAGAAGATATTGGAAAGATTGCTAAGGTTAAAATGGTTATTCAAAAAGGGATTAGTCTTGTTGGCTTCATTTATAACCACACATTGGCGTTGAACATAATGAGGAAGAACACTGGCAATGTTGAATTGGTTAGACATGGAGTCGCAAGGTTTGCTACCACATTTCTTACTTTGCAAAGATTGCATAAACAAAAAACCAACCTTAGAAAGATGTTCACTTCTGAAGAATGGTTGAAGTCCAAGGCAGCTAATGATCCTAAGGGAAAGAAGGCAACTCGTATTGTACTTTTGACATCATTTTGGAATGATATCATCTACACTCTTAAGGTTATGGGACCTCTTGTACAAGTGTTAAGACTTGTTGATAATGAGAAAAAACCTGCAATGGGATATATATATGCAGCAATGATCAAGGCCAAGGAGGATATTCGAAAAGCTTTCAATGAACAAGCAAGCAAGTACATAGATGTATTTGCAATCATTGATGAAAGGTGGAAATGTCAACTTCATCATCCATTGCATGCTGCAGGCTACTACCTAAATCCGAAGTATTTTTATAGCAAACCAGAAATTGAGAATGATCCCATATTGGTGGGAGGTCTTCACTTATGCATCAAAACACTTAGTGAAAGTCACCAAATGAGTGACATGACTACAACACAATTGTCAGAATATAAGATTGCTAATGGTCTCTTTGGATTGGGTGGAGCAATAAGACAAAGGACAACATTAGCTCCCG CTGAGTGGTGGAAGACTTATGGAGCACAAACTCCACTTTTGCAATTATTGGCcattaaagtgttgattttgaCATGCAGTTCTTCAGGATGTGAGCGTAATTGGAGTACTTTTGAGCAT ATTCATTCCAAGAAGAGAAGTAGACTTGAGCATAAGAGGTTGGAAGACTTGGTTTTCGTTAAGTATAATCAGGCTTTGAAAGAGCGATTTGATTGTCGTGATGTGATTGATCCAATCGTCTTGAatgatgattatgattataTCAATGAATTTGAAGTGGGAGACTTGGGGGATGATGGTGAACCTGTTGAAGAATTAGTTTATGCTGGTGATAATCTAACTTGGACTGATGTTGCCAATGCAAGTGGGGCTAATGAGCCGGTGGTCTACACTAGGCGGGCAGCAAAAGAAAAGGTAGCTGCAAGTGCATCTAGGGCAATAGCACAAGAAACAATATCAAAAGAAGTGGTGGTAGAAGAATATGTTGAAAAAGTTGAACCTAtttatgttgaagatgatgaggaTGAGGAGGAGGAGAACGAAGAATATATTGAA AGGTCATTCCGGTATCCCGCAACCCGCTATCCCGCTATCCCGGTTTCCGGGGTTGGCCGCGACGCACCGCTATctgggattaactacctagTAAATTTGACAATTTGA